A part of Rattus rattus isolate New Zealand chromosome 6, Rrattus_CSIRO_v1, whole genome shotgun sequence genomic DNA contains:
- the Gprin3 gene encoding G protein-regulated inducer of neurite outgrowth 3, producing the protein MGTVPYPLRVTKASIVAASRKEESPGELQSVSPQPAQPDKNVSDIGNAPAELSLRLSSAAPALIQACVHEASLQDMTSPGVFNEVEQVSPKNNTPDDSQLQGSKESTVPEANVSAKKELTSAPFLTSAVQHTHHAIRSDPPNTSTCPVPEDSLVRSEANSNSEKPEKSSCPTRVTCCSSKNEVFCDFPSPENSQGIVQTLDRAMRSRSSPSADRPEGEEQKAINSTTVVSSEPPARGECSENRQPSDTVLDTTDERSENPPLSSLTSREATCSSEARQVQLPTQHPTSRFKEASTMTCQAESEAKEVPGRAWQDAEVQAVASVESRSVSTSPSILPAFLKENPALEQENGQEQLRVIYHDKGSGSRLLELSNSMVDPQESRKHPSIVPQVHIQAPVATSTAFKGGCKPAKQPAEGLKSPLIHVASSQNLDTEEDLRSSTSKEATSRELTGTNRGSQKATTIAQISVLAGSQAEISHGLGNSEPRAPELVEKTANDHKTEPDCKLSNSRGGVNEDQPLESLDPTDKRDAKDKNPASPLIVKDHASGVTSTPDAKTLLLNPKSQGSEGPEVSPAPSPGRKNQQNTVEEHRQTKTVTSLSLPSDGTGDSSPGSGKRTPSRSVKASPRRASRVSEFLKELNVTAAAAQVGLTPGEKKKQLGAESKLQLKQSKRVRDVVWDDQGMTWEVYGASLDPESLGVAIQNHLQRQIREHEKLVKTQSGQTRRSISSDSSSSKKLKGRQQGVLQSMLQNFRRPNCCVRPAPSSVLD; encoded by the coding sequence ATGGGGACTGTACCTTACCCTCTGAGGGTGACTAAAGCTTCGATAGTGGCAGCTTCTAGGAAGGAAGAGTCTCCAGGGGAGCTGCAGAGTGTCTCACCACAACCAGCTCAGCCAGATAAGAATGTTAGTGACATTGGCAATGCTCCTGCAGAACTCAGCCTCAGGCTCAGTTCAGCTGCTCCGGCCCTGATACAAGCGTGCGTGCATGAGGCCAGCCTGCAAGACATGACATCTCCTGGCGTCTTCAATGAGGTGGAGCAAGTGTCTCCCAAGAACAACACTCCTGATGACTCCCAGCTTCAAGGAAGCAAGGAGTCAACAGTACCAGAAGCAAATGTTTCTGCAAAAAAGGAACTTACATCTGCACCATTTTTAACGTCTGCAGTCCAGCACACGCACCATGCTATCCGAAGCGACCCACCAAATACTAGCACCTGTCCAGTACCTGAAGATTCCTTGGTGAGATCAGAGGCAAACTCAAACAGTGAGAAACCTGAAAAGTCAAGTTGCCCCACCAGGGTCACCTGTTGCAGCAGCAAAAACGAAGTGTTCTGTGATTTCCCTTCTCCAGAAAACAGCCAGGGAATTGTGCAGACTCTAGATAGGGCAATGAGGAGTCGCTCATCCCCTTCTGCAGACAGACCTGAGGGAGAAGAGCAGAAAGCCATCAATAGCACCACAGTGGTATCCAGTGAACCTCCAGCAAGAGGGGAATGCTCAGAGAACAGACAGCCCTCGGACACTGTCTTGGACACCACAGATGAAAGGTCGGAAAACCCTCCACTGTCCTCCCTTACCAGCAGAGAGGCCACATGTTCTTCAGAGGCAAGACAAGTACAGCTGCCAACACAGCATCCCACATCAAGGTTCAAAGAAGCCAGTACAATGACCTGCCAAGCTGAAAGCGAGGCTAAGGAGGTCCCTGGCAGGGCTTGGCAAGATGCTGAGGTGCAGGCAGTAGCAAGTGTGGAAAGCAGGTCTGTCTCTACCAGCCCCAGTATCCTCCctgcatttttaaaggaaaaccctGCTCTTGAGCAGGAGAATGGTCAAGAGCAGCTGCGGGTCATTTACCATGACAAGGGCAGTGGAAGCCGCTTGTTGGAACTCTCTAACAGCATGGTAGACCCCCAGGAGTCAAGAAAGCACCCCAGCATTGTACCGCAAGTACATATCCAGGCCCCTGTTGCCACTTCTACAGCTTTCAAAGGGGGGTGCAAACCAGCTAAGCAGCCAGCTGAAGGCCTTAAGTCCCCACTGATCCATGTGGCCTCCAGTCAAAACCTGGATACAGAGGAAGACCTGCGATCTTCAACAAGCAAAGAGGCAACCTCCAGGGAGCTTACAGGTACTAATCGTGGCTCCCAGAAAGCTACCACCATTGCACAAATCTCTGTCCTGGCAGGGAGTCAAGCTGAGATAAGTCATGGGTTGGGGAACTCTGAACCCAGGGCACCTGAACTTGTAGAGAAAACTGCAAATGACCACAAAACAGAGCCAGACTGCAAACTGTCCAACTCCCGTGGAGGTGTAAATGAAGACCAACCCCTGGAGAGCTTGGACCCCACTGATAAAAGAGATGCAAAGGACAAAAATCCTGCTTCTCCTCTTATCGTGAAAGATCATGCGTCTGGAGTCACCAGCACCCCAGATGCCAAAACCCTACTACTAAATCCTAAATCTCAAGGAAGTGAGGGACCAGAGGTCAGTCCCGCGCCGTCCCCAGGGAGGAAGAACCAGCAGAACACCGTGGAAGAACACAGGCAGACCAAGACAGTCACGAGCCTGAGCTTGCCATCAGATGGTACAGGTGACTCGAGCCCAGGTTCTGGTAAGAGGACCCCTTCTCGCTCAGTCAAGGCCAGCCCTCGAAGGGCCAGCCGGGTCAGCGAGTTCCTGAAGGAGCTCAACGTGACAGCAGCTGCTGCCCAAGTGGGGCTTACACctggagagaagaagaaacagcTGGGTGCAGAGTCCAAGCTGCAGCTGAAACAGTCTAAGCGAGTGAGGGACGTGGTGTGGGATGACCAGGGCATGACCTGGGAAGTGTATGGTGCTTCCTTGGACCCAGAGTCCCTGGGAGTTGCCATCCAGAACCATTTACAAAGACAAATTAGGGAACATGAGAAATTAGTTAAAACACAAAGTGGCCAGACTCGAAGAtctatttcctcagattcttcttCAAGTAAGAAGCTTAAAGGGAGACAACAGGGCGTTCTACAGTCTATGCTGCAAAACTTCCGGCGCCCCAACTGCTGTGTCCGTCCTGCTCCGTCCTCAGTGCTGGACTAA